In Akkermansiaceae bacterium, the following are encoded in one genomic region:
- the purH gene encoding bifunctional phosphoribosylaminoimidazolecarboxamide formyltransferase/IMP cyclohydrolase: protein MAIQRALLSVSDKSGLIDFAKGLEKHGVELLSTGGTSKILREAGLTVIDVSEFTGAPELFEGRVKTLHPKVHGGLLHKREDKEHLKQARDNDIPPIDLVVVNLYPFEETIAKPGVTLEEAIENIDIGGPSMLRSAAKNYKSVTVATCPSDYDRILAEMDEHDGDTSFKLREELAVKVFLRTSTYDTAITNYLSQSGEGTRSHFTISLPLDRQLRYGDNPHQPTALYGNFSDVFTQLQGKELSYTNILDIEAASDLITDFVRPTVGILKHTNPCGLGQHDDDLRKAWQLAYETDTQAPFGGVIVVNRPLTEGLARIISSIFTDVIIAPDFEPEARAILQKKKNLRLIKLNAEAWEAVRKDPVIRSAPGGLMVMGRDHTTLGLDNIEGKVVTKRPPTEDEIRAMRFGWRVVKHVKSNAIVYSGVDRTLGIGAGQMSRVDSSRIAVWKANEAGLSLKGSIMASDAMLPFADGLQAAVEAGATACIQPGGSIRDEEVIAAADAAGIAMVFTGHRHFRH, encoded by the coding sequence ATGGCTATTCAACGCGCACTCCTCTCCGTATCCGATAAATCCGGCCTGATCGACTTTGCCAAGGGTCTGGAAAAACATGGTGTCGAACTCCTCTCCACCGGTGGCACCTCCAAGATCCTGCGTGAAGCCGGACTCACTGTGATTGATGTATCCGAGTTCACCGGTGCCCCTGAACTCTTCGAGGGGCGGGTCAAAACCCTCCATCCCAAGGTGCACGGAGGCCTTCTGCACAAGCGTGAGGACAAGGAGCATCTGAAGCAGGCCAGGGACAACGATATCCCGCCGATCGATCTTGTGGTCGTCAACCTCTACCCCTTTGAGGAAACCATCGCCAAACCGGGGGTTACCTTGGAAGAGGCGATTGAAAACATCGATATCGGCGGTCCATCGATGCTGCGTAGCGCGGCAAAAAATTACAAATCCGTCACGGTGGCCACCTGTCCGTCCGACTACGACCGCATCCTCGCCGAAATGGACGAGCACGACGGTGACACCTCCTTCAAACTCCGCGAGGAACTTGCGGTGAAGGTATTCCTCCGGACCTCGACCTACGATACCGCGATTACCAACTACCTCTCACAGTCGGGCGAGGGGACTCGCTCCCATTTCACCATCAGCCTGCCTCTGGACCGTCAGCTGCGCTACGGTGATAATCCGCACCAGCCCACCGCACTTTACGGCAACTTCTCCGACGTCTTCACCCAGCTCCAGGGCAAGGAGCTGAGCTACACCAATATACTGGATATTGAAGCGGCATCCGACCTGATTACCGACTTTGTGCGCCCGACCGTGGGGATCCTCAAGCACACCAACCCGTGTGGCCTTGGCCAGCACGATGATGATTTGCGCAAGGCGTGGCAGCTGGCATACGAGACAGATACCCAGGCGCCCTTTGGCGGTGTGATCGTGGTCAACCGACCTCTCACCGAGGGGCTCGCGCGGATTATTTCCTCCATCTTTACCGATGTCATCATCGCGCCCGACTTCGAGCCGGAAGCCCGGGCGATTCTTCAGAAAAAGAAAAACCTGCGTCTAATCAAACTCAATGCCGAGGCATGGGAGGCAGTCAGAAAAGACCCTGTCATCCGCTCCGCTCCGGGCGGCTTGATGGTGATGGGGCGTGATCACACGACGCTTGGTCTCGACAACATCGAGGGCAAGGTGGTGACCAAACGTCCCCCGACGGAAGACGAAATCCGTGCCATGCGGTTTGGCTGGCGTGTGGTCAAGCATGTCAAATCCAATGCAATCGTCTACTCGGGCGTGGATCGCACCCTCGGTATCGGCGCCGGCCAGATGAGCCGGGTGGATTCCTCACGCATCGCTGTCTGGAAAGCCAACGAAGCCGGTCTTTCCCTCAAAGGCAGCATCATGGCATCCGACGCAATGTTGCCTTTTGCCGATGGCCTTCAAGCCGCTGTCGAAGCCGGCGCCACCGCCTGTATCCAGCCCGGTGGCTCGATCCGCGACGAGGAAGTGATCGCCGCAGCCGACGCAGCCGGTATCGCGATGGTGTTCACAGGGCACCGCCACTTCAGGCACTAG
- a CDS encoding metal ABC transporter permease produces the protein MMENLLLPWDALGIGAFWLILMAFLVALPCSQMGSFLILRRMALTGDAISHSVFPGVVIAFYITGDLASPWLIVGAGLAGLASTVLIELIHKWTRVKQDAATGISFTALFALGVVLMEMLLGKNVDLDLECVLHGRLGLLLEGDSVPLLGLMVPTPVMIMAGVAGLTMVLMVLFYRVMMLSSFDSDLAASYGYRPAVIHYGMMFTVSFIVVAAFQAVGAILVIALLILPGSAAYLCTHRLKVMLGLAAVHALLSAVGGLYIHVWFNTNMAASVVVTGGVLLVMAWLLGPVDGVMWKWLKEDVGHPD, from the coding sequence ATGATGGAGAACCTTTTATTGCCCTGGGACGCTCTCGGTATCGGTGCCTTCTGGCTGATCCTGATGGCCTTTCTGGTGGCACTGCCGTGTTCACAAATGGGCTCGTTCCTGATTCTGCGCCGGATGGCACTAACGGGGGACGCCATTAGCCACAGTGTGTTTCCCGGTGTGGTGATTGCTTTTTATATCACCGGAGACCTCGCCTCTCCATGGTTGATTGTCGGGGCGGGTTTGGCGGGCTTGGCATCGACCGTGTTGATCGAACTCATTCACAAGTGGACACGGGTGAAACAGGATGCGGCAACCGGGATTTCCTTTACGGCCTTGTTTGCCCTGGGGGTTGTATTGATGGAGATGTTGCTGGGGAAAAATGTCGACCTCGATCTTGAGTGTGTGCTGCACGGTCGTCTGGGGCTGTTGCTCGAGGGTGACAGCGTGCCGCTGCTGGGCTTGATGGTTCCGACGCCCGTTATGATCATGGCAGGTGTGGCAGGATTGACGATGGTGTTGATGGTGCTGTTCTATCGCGTGATGATGTTGAGCTCCTTTGACTCGGATTTGGCGGCATCGTATGGATACCGGCCAGCGGTGATCCACTACGGGATGATGTTTACCGTTTCCTTTATCGTGGTGGCAGCATTCCAAGCGGTCGGGGCGATCCTGGTGATAGCGTTACTCATTCTCCCTGGCTCCGCTGCCTATCTTTGTACCCATCGACTCAAGGTGATGCTCGGACTCGCCGCTGTGCATGCCTTGTTGTCAGCGGTGGGTGGCCTCTACATCCACGTCTGGTTCAACACCAACATGGCTGCCTCGGTGGTGGTGACAGGAGGGGTTTTGCTCGTGATGGCATGGTTGCTGGGACCCGTGGATGGTGTCATGTGGAAATGGCTTAAAGAGGACGTCGGGCATCCGGATTAA
- a CDS encoding metal ABC transporter permease, whose translation MVDLLIPASGAGKALMAAILLGAGCGLLGCFVVLRRVALMGDAVSHAVLPGVVAGLIYSPGRNPAIIFLFAAAAGLVGAGIVRTLVATTRLKSDAALGIVLATFFAFGIMWQTRNQQDTVGVMNFLFGNVGSIDASDLRMMMLTTVMLVVTVFFLKRPFLVMSFDEGFSRGLGYPVKALNGVFYFLLTFSVVVALQAVGVVLVSAMLITPAAAAYLLTDRFGRMLVLSVAFGVISGIVGALISASVNGMPTGPVITLSATFVFAVVYLIAPRHGVLSKVFRISKRRRMVMRENTLKAIYQILESEGFVHEEVSIIMLAQKRRQTEEMIRTRCDSLLKHGFIELSEDKVSLHLTNTGWKRAMELVRNHRLWELYLTNEADYAEDHVHEDAEKIEHILGPNMVRQLEQDLDFPELDPHGKPIPKPTHLLGQPL comes from the coding sequence ATGGTTGATTTACTGATTCCGGCAAGCGGAGCGGGGAAGGCATTGATGGCGGCGATCCTGCTGGGGGCGGGGTGTGGTCTGTTAGGATGCTTTGTGGTGCTGCGCCGCGTCGCTCTCATGGGGGATGCCGTATCACATGCCGTGTTGCCAGGTGTGGTGGCCGGGTTGATCTACAGCCCGGGGCGGAACCCCGCGATCATCTTTCTGTTTGCCGCCGCCGCTGGACTGGTCGGAGCGGGGATTGTCCGCACGCTGGTGGCGACCACCCGCCTCAAATCCGATGCCGCCTTGGGGATTGTTCTCGCGACGTTTTTTGCCTTCGGCATCATGTGGCAAACACGCAATCAGCAGGACACCGTGGGGGTGATGAATTTTCTTTTTGGTAACGTAGGGTCGATCGACGCGAGTGATCTCCGGATGATGATGCTGACCACCGTGATGCTGGTGGTCACTGTCTTTTTCCTCAAGCGTCCCTTTTTAGTGATGAGTTTTGACGAGGGGTTTTCCCGAGGCCTTGGATACCCTGTGAAGGCACTCAACGGGGTGTTCTATTTTCTGCTGACGTTTTCCGTTGTGGTGGCGCTCCAAGCTGTCGGGGTGGTGTTGGTTTCAGCCATGCTGATTACACCGGCGGCGGCGGCATACCTGTTGACCGACCGTTTTGGCCGGATGCTGGTGCTTTCCGTTGCCTTTGGTGTGATTTCAGGAATCGTGGGAGCCTTGATCTCAGCCTCGGTGAACGGGATGCCTACGGGACCGGTGATCACTTTGTCGGCGACGTTTGTGTTCGCGGTGGTCTATTTGATAGCCCCGCGCCACGGTGTGTTGTCGAAGGTTTTTCGCATCAGCAAACGCCGCCGGATGGTGATGCGTGAGAATACCCTTAAGGCAATCTATCAGATTTTAGAATCCGAGGGCTTTGTCCACGAAGAAGTGAGTATCATTATGCTGGCGCAGAAAAGAAGGCAGACCGAGGAAATGATCCGGACGCGCTGTGATTCTTTGTTGAAACATGGGTTTATTGAACTGTCCGAAGACAAGGTGTCGCTCCACCTTACGAACACCGGTTGGAAACGCGCCATGGAGCTTGTCCGTAATCACCGGCTCTGGGAGCTCTATCTCACCAATGAGGCTGATTATGCCGAGGACCATGTCCATGAGGATGCGGAGAAGATCGAGCACATTCTGGGGCCTAACATGGTTCGCCAGCTCGAACAGGATCTTGATTTCCCAGAGCTTGATCCACATGGCAAGCCGATTCCCAAACCCACGCACCTGCTAGGTCAACCGCTATGA